The Blautia luti nucleotide sequence CATATAAGACGGTAAACGGTAAGAAATGGTACGGAGCCTGGTCGAAGAGTAAAAAATGTTGTGTTAAATAAGAAAACAAGGTCTGAACGCTGAAAAACAATGTTCAGACCTTGTTTTTATCTACTGGTACCGCAACATAACAATTGAATCAAAGCTATCTCCGTGATCCAGCCACTGGCAGCTGCCGTCATTTTTGGTGCAGATGTCTTCGATGATAGATAAGCCGAAGCCATGGTTTACGATATCGGATTTGGAGGTTTTGTGGTCAAAAGTTTGTGCAGGGTCTTTGCTGTTTCGCATATGTATGGTAAGAAAACCAGCTGACATGCGTGAGGTCACGGAAATAAAAGGTTCCGGAAGTCCGCATGTACTGCAGCTCTCAAGTCCATTATCCAGGAGATTGAAAAATATACTGCTCAGTTCAGAAGAAGAAATGCACGACTTCTCCGGAAGAAGGATCTCATAGCTGATTTTGACATTTTTCTGCAAAGCCAGAAATCTTTTGTCCGCAAGGATCGCATTGATCAGGCTGTCATGGCAGATCGGGTGGAAACGCTCCTTCTGGAAATTATCTGTAATAGCAGGAAGGTAGTTCTGGATCTTATCATATTCACCTGACTTCAGATAAGTCTGAAGTGTCTGGAGATTCTGGATCGTGGCCTGCTGGAATGCCAGCGTTTCCTGACGTCTGGAAATAAAAAGCTGTTCCTGATCTTTCTGCAGCTGTTCCTGTTTCTGAAGAGACTGGAATTCTGCCTCCTGCTGGGCGTTTTTCAATGACTGTTTAACCAGAAGATAGAGATGCCTGTAAATAAACAACAGCAGGAAAGACTGGATAAGCAGGAAAATATAGGCAATTTCAGACTTTACGGAAAGCAGAAAATTGCACAGCTGGACTCCGAAAATTTCCAGAAACAAAATAATAAAACCAGATTTCATAAGTTCCTCTTTTCCGGCGGAAGATCTGAAAGAAGAGATTCCAGATATTTCTCTGCCTCATCGTATTTCTTAGTGTTTATCAGGTAATTCAAAGAAAAAAGATGATTCTCCATGTCGTGGTTCCATTTGCGCACAGAACGGTATTCCTTCTCCATTTCCTGTGAAAATTCCATCTGTTTTCTGGTAAAATCCATCTGCTGAACAAGCAGCTCATGCTCCTTTTCCCTGGCGTAGATATTGCGGAAAGCCCGAAGCACAATAAAATAACAGAGAAATTCAATCAGCCAGTACAGAAAGATCAGCCAGCCATACCAGGGAGAATTTTCCTTATACAGGATCAATCCCGTAATAAGAGACGAAACCTGTGCAGGAAAGACCAGTTCTGCAAGGGTAGTCAGATGGATGCTGTGAGAGTACTTTTTCAGCAGGGGAACTACCTTCGAGATGATCAGTAATGCAATAAGGAAGGTCAGAGTTGTCATAAGAAGGAGTTCCCATGTGGTAGAAAGCGTATGGTAAATGTTATAAGCTGCTTCTCCGTGGAGCAATGCATAAAGTGACAGGATCAATGATCCGGAAATGGATTCAGAGATCATCATGATCGAGATATAGATCAAAAATGCCGAAAGCTTCCTTTTCAATGTATCTGTAAAAAGGAGAATCACCCACAGGACAAGGGCTAGCTGGAGCACCC carries:
- a CDS encoding GHKL domain-containing protein; this translates as MKSGFIILFLEIFGVQLCNFLLSVKSEIAYIFLLIQSFLLLFIYRHLYLLVKQSLKNAQQEAEFQSLQKQEQLQKDQEQLFISRRQETLAFQQATIQNLQTLQTYLKSGEYDKIQNYLPAITDNFQKERFHPICHDSLINAILADKRFLALQKNVKISYEILLPEKSCISSSELSSIFFNLLDNGLESCSTCGLPEPFISVTSRMSAGFLTIHMRNSKDPAQTFDHKTSKSDIVNHGFGLSIIEDICTKNDGSCQWLDHGDSFDSIVMLRYQ